One genomic region from Gadus morhua chromosome 9, gadMor3.0, whole genome shotgun sequence encodes:
- the dusp6 gene encoding dual specificity protein phosphatase 6 has product MLDKLKPVQIETVMAVSKTVGWLREQLEARRDCLLVMDCRAQELFESSHVEAAINVSIPSLMLRRLKKGNLPMKSLLSNGEDRERFARRCKTDTIVLYDEYSRDWNENVDGGSVLGLLLRRMKDEGYKAYYLEGGFSKFQAEFPSMCETNLDGSSIGGSPPAHVLGLGGLRISSDSSDIESDLDPSSATDSDGSPLSNPQPSFPVEILPHLYLGCAKDSTNLDILEQYGIKYILNVTPNLPNLFENAGEFKYKQIPISDHWSQNLSQFFPEAISFIDEARGQKCGVLVHCLAGISRSVTVTVAYLMQKLALSMNDAYDIVKMKKSNISPNFNFMGQLLDFERTLGLKSPCDNRVAPGPHPAPLYFTTPTNHNVFQLDPLQST; this is encoded by the exons atgcTCGACAAGCTTAAGCCCGTGCAGATCGAGACGGTGATGGCCGTCAGCAAGACCGTGGGCTGGCTCCGCGAGCAGCTCGAGGCCCGCCGCGACTGCCTGCTGGTCATGGACTGCCGCGCGCAGGAGCTGTTCGAGTCGTCGCACGTCGAGGCGGCGATTAACGTGTCCATCCCCAGCCTCATGCTGCGGAGGCTGAAGAAGGGCAACCTGCCCATGAAGTCGCTGCTGTCCAACGGCGAGGACCGCGAGAGGTTCGCGCGGAGGTGCAAGACGGACACCATCGTGCTGTACGACGAGTACAGCCGCGACTGGAACGAGAACGTGGACGGCGGGTCCGTTCTGGGCTTGCTGCtgaggaggatgaaggacgAGGGGTACAAGGCTTATTACCTCGAGG GGGGCTTCAGTAAATTCCAGGCGGAATTCCCCTCCATGTGCGAGACCAATCTGGACGGGTCGTCCATCGGCGGCTCCCCCCCGGCCCACGTCCTGGGCCTCGGCGGGCTGCGCATCAGCTCCGACTCGTCAGACATCGAGTCCGACCTCGACCCGAGCAGCGCCACCGACTCGGACGGCAGCCCGCTCTCCAACCCGCAGCCGTCGTTCCCCGTGGAGATCCTGCCCCACCTCTACCTGGGCTGCGCTAAGGACTCGACCAACCTGGACATCCTGGAGCAGTACGGCATCAAGTACATCCTGAACGTGACGCCCAACCTGCCCAACCTCTTCGAGAACGCCGGGGAGTTTAAGTACAAGCAGATCCCCATCTCGGACCACTGGAGCCAGAACCTGTCGCAGTTCTTCCCCGAGGCCATCAGCTTCATCG ACGAGGCACGGGGCCAGAAGTGCGGCGTCCTGGTCCACTGCTTGGCGGGCATCAGCCGCTCGGTGACCGTGACGGTGGCCTACCTCATGCAGAAGCTCGCGCTGTCCATGAACGACGCGTACGACATCGTCAAGATGAAGAAGTCCAACATCTCGCCCAACTTCAACTTCATGGGCCAGCTGCTGGACTTTGAGCGCACGCTGGGCCTCAAGAGCCCCTGCGACAACCGCgtggcccccggcccccacccgGCCCCGCTGTACTTCACCACGCCCACCAACCACAACGTCTTCCAGCTGGACCCCCTGCAGTCcacgtga